Proteins encoded in a region of the Amyelois transitella isolate CPQ chromosome 9, ilAmyTran1.1, whole genome shotgun sequence genome:
- the LOC132902110 gene encoding uncharacterized protein LOC132902110: MRRVDRILDLAKALKDEESDNIREKENIEPTVSPSIIHSTHGANPIQDNISKKSGEKYNVNELSYHDFISLKKLANDLKMKTITKISEMKVIKIEAESPDILYYKNSFADEDFSTLKLLKTIPILPPLKPAY, encoded by the exons ATGAGGAGAGTCGACAGAATATTGGATTTGGCAAAAGCATTAAAGGACGAAG AATCCGATAATATACGAGAGAAAGAGAATATTGAGCCTACCGTTTCGCCTTCAATAATAC ATTCTACTCATGGCGCTAATCCTATACAAGacaatatttctaaaaaatcTGGTGAGAAATATAACGTCAACGAATTGTCTTACCATGATTTTATATCTTTGAAAAAGTTGGCAAACGActtgaaaatgaaaacaataacaaaaatttctgaaatgaaagttattaaaattgagGCTGAATCCCCGGATATTTTGTACTACAAAAATTCTTTTGCTGATGAAGATTTTTCtacattaaaactattaaaaaccATTCCTATATTACCTCCTTTGAAGCCTGCTTATTAA
- the LOC106134684 gene encoding uncharacterized protein LOC106134684 has product METIVVERPRRYFAFHFYLLRFLGLGWWHQPDEGKTSNFPSWYLYYSIVTQLVWVAGFVGLETIDPFVGEKDIDRFMFSLSFVITHDLTLIKLYIFFFKNDKIQDIVRTLEIDLYNFYQNNAKNRATIRTTKIMTASFIFFGWLTIGNTNVYGTIMDLRWKAEIAQLNDSALYPSRTLPQPIFIPWDYQKDASYISTFVLETVGLLWTGHIVMTIDTFIGSVILHMSSQFAILCEAITTAYDRTIFQMYEGVQLQADSSLISIADKDKEGGDNDRIERIVRTRFTETEVEKELEKTLLNCIRQHQLLISCVEKFAKTYAYGFMTQLLSSMAAICVVMVQVSQDASSFKSIRLVTSLAFFVAMIIQLALQCFTANELTLQAARVGDAVMQSRWERMPPRLRRLLIMVMMRSQRPLRLSAAGFAYMNNDCFLAIMKAAYSYYAVLSQKQV; this is encoded by the exons ATGGAGACCATAGTAGTCGAACGCCCGAGGCGTTACTTCGCTTTTCATTTCTATCTTCTAAGGTTTCTTGGTCTGGGCTGGTGGCACCAGCCTGACGAAGGAAAAACTAGCAACTTCCCAAGCTGGTACCTGTATTACTCCATCGTCACACAACTAGTGTGGGTGGCTGGATTCGTGGGACTCGAAACAATCGATCCATTCGTCGGCGAAAAAGACATAGACCGCTTTATGTTTAGTTTGTCTTTCGTCATCACTCACGATTTAACCTTAAtcaaattgtatatatttttcttcaagaACGACAAGATCCAAGATATCGTGAGAACCTTAGAGATAgacttgtataatttttatcaaaataatgccAAAAATCGTGCTACTATCAGGACGACCAAAATTATGACTGCGTCGTTCATATTCTTTGGGTGGCTTACCATTGGGAATACTAATGTTTATGGAACCATCATGGACTTGCGCTGGAAGGCTGAAATAGCACAATTAAATGATAGTGCTTTATATCCATCTCGTACATTACCGCAGCCAATCTTTATTCCTTGGGACTACCAAAAAGACGCTTCGTATATTTCGACATTTGTTTTGGAGACTGTCGGTTTGCTGTGGACTGGTCACATCGTGATGACTATAGACACTTTCATTGGCTCAGTGATTCTTCACATGAGCTCACAGTTTGCTATTCTTTGTGAGGCTATAACTACTGCATATGATCGAACAATATTTCAGATGTATGAAGGTGTGCAGTTACAAGCTGATAGTTCATTGATATCAATTGCTGATAAGGATAAAGAAGGGGGTGATAATGACAGGATTGAACGGATCGTCCGAACGAGGTTTACCGAGACAGAAGTGGAGAAGGAGTTGGAAAAAACGTTGCTGAACTGTATCCGACAACATCAGCTACTCATCAG CTGCGTGGAGAAATTTGCAAAAACTTATGCATATGGCTTCATGACCCAACTTCTCTCTAGCATGGCGGCCATTTGCGTGGTAATGGTCCAAGTTTCG cAAGATGCATCAAGCTTCAAATCTATCCGGCTGGTGACGTCATTGGCGTTCTTCGTCGCCATGATAATTCAGCTTGCACTGCAATGCTTCACCGCCAATGAGCTAACGTTGCAA GCAGCTCGAGTCGGCGATGCGGTGATGCAAAGTAGATGGGAGCGCATGCCGCCACGACTCCGAAGACTGCTCATCATGGTGATGATGAGGTCCCAGAGACCATTGAGACTGTCGGCTGCGGGGTTCGCTTACATGAACAACGATTGTTTTCTAGCT ATCATGAAGGCAGCCTACTCATATTACGCAGTTCTTAGCCAAAAACAGGTATAG